The Brachyhypopomus gauderio isolate BG-103 unplaced genomic scaffold, BGAUD_0.2 sc47, whole genome shotgun sequence genome contains the following window.
ttggtgccgacgtgtataactatcttagaatatttatgtttagccagcacctttaaattagccctgatgtcaggcgctctagcccccgggatacacttgactatggccgctggtgtctctaaactagTTGCTACGTTCACGTGTCGGAGTTGtgagtctcctatcaccagagctcttttaacaggtcactcagtctgtgtattactgagtggggcaaacctgtttgacacgggaacctgagaagaacggtgctcagccctacggttatgccgccgagacgtcacccattcgccccgctgcgagggctctaatgccggagctgagGGCTTGCTAGCTACGGCTGTGTAACCCGGGCCtgctacgctagctgcgctagctgctacaaactctctaggactttctaaagcccggatgcgctcctctttttttattttatttttttttggcccacctccacccccccatctttggaggacaactttgtttttatgtacagattaaatggcaattataacaattctgtataatatatagtatagtgataacaatatataatatagtgataacaatatgcaaagtgatattggggttaggtggaccaagaaaagagggggagagaaagaataaaaagggaaaagacaaagaggcaggaaaagaaagaagagaagAAAAGATGCGCTCCTCTAAATGCGAAACACCTGTCGTTAgcgcaccaccgctagctagtttcgattcattcctttgatgccctcgagtgcgttgtttacatattccgctcccgagaaacacggagctgtgaaccttattttgttggaaccttattttgcttaagaagttatctagtacagatattattgttctttgtgtttctaaagctgtactgtcgtctcagttttttattttttatttattgcaggtAATTAgaaaaggaaacaattttttgggggggggatgggagcgggcccaggtttaatggtcatggTTCGCTACTGCTCCAGACACAGGTGCTTCAGCTcgatacctacacacacacacacatgatgagAAGGCAGTAATCAGGACAAGCAGACAATCGTTGGATTTTTGTGGTTTGTGGATGATGGAGTGAACGATGGCCTCGCTCTCCTTGTGCATGAAGGTCAGGGGCGTGCCCTGGTTGGCGATGGTCAGCGTGAACTGGCTCTCATCCACCAGgcagatctcctccacctcGGAAGCGTAGTAGATGTCGTGGAGGAAGACCGACTGGCCCAGGACACGCATGCACTCTGCTGAGGTCACCTGCACAGCCCAACACCTGAAGAGGGGCAGGGAAAGATGGAGGAGCAGGGACAGGATGACACACCTTTGCTCTGGCCTCTAATCAAGGGCAAATAACTATTTTAATATTAGAACACAACTGTGTCTTTTGGATGAAATAGTAAGACTCTAAATGAAAATTCTGAAGTATTTTAAAACTCTTCATACACTGGTATTTAGAGCCCAAATGTTAACTGAAGAGTGCTTCTGCATTTTAGCAGCCAATCATTTCTAATCTTTACCAGAAGCAACtaatcattttatttatttttagctCGCTGCATACTTTTGCAGAGTGCGCCTGTCCTTTTCACGACACTGAAATGTCACCATGGTGCTCGCTGGTTTGAACCTCAGAACATGCTCCACACACCTTGATGGACACCTTGGTGTCCTTGTGTGCCAGTTTGAGGGCGTTATGGAACATCTTGAGGTCTTCCTCCAGGCTCAGCGTGGCCACGGGAAGCTTCTGCTGGTCAGGCTCAACATATTCCGCCAGCCTTGCTGGCGAGTCAATGAACAGTAGTTTCTTGCTGCCCTTCAGACCGGTGAGGAGCCTCTCATGGTACTTGGTGTACTCCCGTACCCAGGTGTTGCAGTTGTAGATGTAGATGGCTGCCACGTTCTCATAGGCAAAACCCGGGAGTTTTTGGGGGgaagtgtgtaaaatggagacaaagtaagtattatatcgtgatcgattcttagtgttgacttgtaactcccgcggtagcccaactcaaaagtagcccaaaaaatcacaccccagaatttttacccgcggctggattttcaaacaagcccaatttggcgtgataaccgcgaacctggcaactctgaacggatcactgctgattgtgcCGAtttagtctaggactgactcgtgtgcctcttgtggaggtagaagacgtggcatccgagccagccctgacagtttgggccgattgggagggaaaaatctTTTTCAGAGTTTGTAAAGACCAAAACACTTATCAGAAGCACCTACAGGACATGTTAGATTCTGATTGATTATTTTAAACCTTGATGAACAAGAAATGTCTTCTTGCTGTTCAACATAAAGTGCACGTGACAGCATTCATCAAATATTACCAATGTGGAGGAAAAATGTCAACTCCAGTGAGACAGAAACaaaggaaaaacaaaaagaagaaCTCCTTCTACAGGTTGTGAGTGACCTTTGTAAGGCCTGCTGAGGCAGTTAGGGGAGTGAAGGGAGAAATATATGTAGCAAAGACCTTTTATGAGGgtttaaatatattttgaataaaacCACCACAGAAGAAGTGAAAGAGGCACAGGAAACGCATCACTTGTGCATGCGAACGCATGTAGCTTGCCCGTGTATCTCCTTCACGCCATCACTGGTTAGTTCTGACTTCACATGAGCTCATTCATTTACCAACTCTTACAGGTCTCATCAGAGGAAACCACTCAACAATGCAGAGGTGAGTAACTCATCTTAGTCTAACCGAAGGTGGGATTTTGGTCCCAATTATTTCAGCATATTAAATATTGTTTGAAAAACATTTGTTTCACTCGAATGGGGCCAATTAAAGCCCAAACACCTTGAGATTTGCAGCGGTAGCAGCTTTCCTTATTCTCAGAACAGAATGCTTCTATAATACATTTTTCTTTGTCATCTGGAACCTGCAGATTTTTATTAAGAACGTTTTTATAGATCAATTTTCTAAGTCTACAATTACAGACTGTTCATTGGTCAGACACTGAGCCTGAACAAAAGCCCATAACTGTGTTAATTTATAATAATGCATGTATTAAGTGGCTAACAAATGTTTACCTTCAAAATCAATATCTTTAGAGTATATCACTAATCGGATATATTTGTAAGTCTGTCTAGTATAATTAAGCATGTTCTTAGACAATGCATTGAGACCAATTAGTACTGTCACAGTTAAGCCATGAGCAGTTTGGAAAATGGTTTAAAGGCACAATTTAGGAAAGATTGGGAATAGTTTTTCTGTAGCAGTTTTATAACAGGCATGCAATGTGTCTATACCCCTAACCACAAAACTGTAAACATACCCAAATATAAATGAGAAGCAGAAATAACTCGCTGGCCAGCCAGGATGGATCTATATAACAAAGATTTTAATGC
Protein-coding sequences here:
- the LOC143487506 gene encoding neurofibromin-like; the encoded protein is MSFNTKNRSRYNTYFVSILHTSPQKLPGFAYENVAAIYIYNCNTWVREYTKYHERLLTGLKGSKKLLFIDSPARLAEYVEPDQQKLPVATLSLEEDLKMFHNALKLAHKDTKVSIKVLGCAGDLSRVHACPGPVGLPPRHLLRFRGGGDLPGG